One stretch of bacterium DNA includes these proteins:
- a CDS encoding flavin reductase family protein translates to MKKELTPNQALQLINHGPTILVTVMGEKGPNIITLAWSTPVSIRPPLLAISVAPSRYSHDLILNSGEFVVNVPNASLLKQVHLCGTISGRNRDKFKEAGLTPIPASKVKAPLIEECIGHIECKLYAHYTAGDHTIFIGQVIAGSVNDDLYDGHLITEKIEGQTLHHLGGNVYAIAGKRVYAR, encoded by the coding sequence ATGAAAAAGGAACTCACCCCCAATCAAGCCCTTCAGCTCATCAATCACGGTCCAACCATTTTGGTGACGGTGATGGGAGAAAAGGGACCAAATATAATAACTTTGGCTTGGTCAACGCCAGTGAGCATCCGTCCGCCTCTATTGGCGATAAGCGTTGCTCCCTCCCGCTATTCCCACGATTTGATACTCAATTCCGGCGAGTTCGTGGTTAATGTCCCAAATGCTTCCCTTTTGAAGCAAGTGCATCTCTGTGGGACGATTTCGGGAAGAAATAGAGATAAGTTCAAGGAGGCAGGATTAACTCCCATCCCGGCGAGCAAGGTGAAAGCACCACTGATTGAGGAATGCATTGGACATATAGAGTGCAAGCTTTACGCCCATTATACAGCCGGCGACCACACGATTTTCATCGGTCAGGTGATAGCGGGTTCGGTCAACGATGACCTTTACGATGGGCATTTGATAACGGAGAAAATAGAAGGACAGACGCTACATCATCTCGGAGGAAATGTCTACGCGATAGCAGGAAAAAGAGTCTATGCTCGCTGA
- a CDS encoding prepilin-type N-terminal cleavage/methylation domain-containing protein: protein MKRKGFTLIELLVVIAIIAILAAILFPVFSRAREQARKAHCLSNLKQLTQATLQYLQDWDECFPLTDWNYMTWPTHIYPYVKNTSIYKCPTRYMQDIWCGYCSPTFHQWPATNYGMNSCLHGMWAKWGVSGTISLARIDSPSQTALVFDSATTFGCLAAVPWTNVCQAQCNPDLQKEENVRHMG, encoded by the coding sequence ATGAAAAGGAAAGGATTTACGCTGATAGAGCTTTTAGTGGTGATAGCTATCATAGCAATCCTCGCTGCGATTCTCTTCCCTGTTTTCAGCAGGGCAAGGGAGCAGGCGAGAAAAGCCCACTGTCTCTCTAATTTGAAGCAATTGACCCAAGCTACTCTTCAATATCTGCAAGATTGGGACGAATGTTTCCCTCTCACCGATTGGAATTATATGACATGGCCAACTCACATCTATCCCTATGTTAAAAACACCTCTATTTATAAATGTCCCACTCGTTATATGCAGGATATTTGGTGCGGATATTGTAGCCCGACCTTTCATCAATGGCCAGCTACGAACTACGGGATGAATTCCTGTCTTCATGGTATGTGGGCTAAATGGGGTGTTTCTGGAACGATCAGCCTTGCTCGCATTGATAGTCCCAGCCAGACAGCTTTAGTATTTGATTCGGCAACCACTTTCGGTTGTCTTGCCGCTGTTCCCTGGACGAATGTCTGCCAAGCCCAATGCAATCCCGACCTCCAAAAGGAGGAAAATGTAAGGCATATGGGCTGA
- the nifS gene encoding cysteine desulfurase NifS yields MIYMDYNATTPIDERVLSAMLPYLKEEFGNPSSIYSLAQRARKAVEEAREKLAKLLNANPNEIIFTSGGTESDNFAIKGIAYAYQDKGKHIITSQIEHHAVLNTCKFLEKQGFQIAYLPVDRYGVVDLDALEKSITPQTILISIMFANNEVGTIQPIKKIGEIAKRHGVYFHTDAVQAVGKIPIDVKELGIDLLSLSAHKFYGPKGVGALYVRKGVKISPIIQGGEQERGRRGGTENVAGIVGLGKAAEIAQEEMTEEGKRVRALRDELERRLLERIPEVVLNGHPQNRLYNTLSICVKYVEGESMLINLDREGIYASSGSACTSGSLEPSHVLLAMGVPPEVAHGSLRFSLGKFNKEEDVKRVSKVFPSIVEELRKISPFWE; encoded by the coding sequence ATGATTTATATGGATTACAATGCTACAACCCCCATAGACGAAAGGGTTCTTTCCGCTATGCTTCCTTATCTCAAGGAGGAGTTCGGCAATCCTTCCTCCATCTACTCCCTAGCTCAAAGGGCGAGGAAAGCGGTTGAGGAGGCAAGGGAAAAGCTCGCAAAGCTCCTCAACGCCAACCCAAACGAGATAATCTTTACTTCAGGTGGAACAGAATCGGACAACTTTGCGATAAAAGGAATAGCTTACGCGTATCAAGATAAAGGGAAACATATAATAACCTCGCAGATAGAACATCACGCCGTCCTAAACACTTGTAAGTTCCTTGAAAAGCAGGGCTTTCAGATAGCTTATCTTCCCGTTGACCGTTATGGAGTGGTAGATTTGGATGCTTTGGAGAAAAGCATCACTCCCCAAACGATTTTAATTTCCATTATGTTTGCCAACAATGAGGTGGGAACGATACAGCCGATAAAAAAGATAGGGGAGATAGCAAAGAGGCACGGAGTTTATTTCCATACAGATGCCGTTCAGGCGGTGGGGAAGATTCCCATAGATGTTAAAGAGTTGGGGATTGACCTCCTCTCCCTCTCAGCCCACAAATTTTACGGACCGAAGGGAGTGGGAGCTTTATATGTGAGGAAAGGAGTGAAGATATCTCCCATCATTCAGGGAGGCGAGCAGGAGAGGGGAAGAAGAGGGGGAACGGAGAATGTAGCAGGGATAGTCGGCTTGGGGAAGGCTGCGGAGATAGCCCAGGAGGAGATGACGGAGGAGGGAAAAAGGGTGAGGGCTTTGAGAGATGAGCTTGAGAGAAGGCTATTGGAAAGGATTCCCGAGGTTGTATTGAATGGACACCCTCAAAATAGGCTCTACAACACCCTCTCCATTTGCGTTAAATATGTTGAGGGGGAATCAATGCTTATAAACCTTGATAGGGAGGGAATCTACGCCTCTTCGGGTTCGGCTTGCACTTCAGGTTCTTTAGAGCCTTCCCATGTTCTCCTCGCTATGGGCGTTCCTCCCGAGGTAGCCCATGGCTCCCTTCGTTTCAGCTTGGGGAAATTCAATAAAGAAGAAGATGTGAAGAGGGTGAGCAAGGTATTTCCCTCCATAGTTGAGGAATTGAGGAAAATATCCCCCTTTTGGGAGTGA
- a CDS encoding beta-mannosidase, translating into MKYFSLLFLIIPVLPAYCSLKVGVIADELVDYSTWAKPFASLWKGEEVLNFLKKFECSPKLLTAEELSLEGFSKYDVILISTDHTYPEIGTWGGVVAEALKKYVEQGGIYAMPIGVPHYISKDIKTGKLDSNHWDDFFGWRASVCFGSGELQLTKQGKRIGLLEPINLPARPIRTFEVSKAAVLIWSLDCVPLLRAIPYGKGWLIHWGGGEDMSERVRNYWLEAVVKIAEAIKQGEIKATTYEELLREEGVAGKSLDDIDYEAFSPAPSPLSLPPKGIQLQPTEKKILRNPRKTLKLDGKWLMLGFPRGKGNEGKLIKGEGWEEAMEAEVPCSVQTALFKAGKIPDPTVGFNDQIARKEVAEKEWWFRKDFAWEPGKPTRLVFEGVDYSATFYLNGVRLGEHEGPFGGPTFDITGIVQKQNTLIVRIDPIPPDWTLVFKTNCVYGWHYVNCPPIGIWRSVRVETVPDVEITDLFISTQDAQKGLMSLYIALRSKRAFQGEIEGVLTPANFKGKSYRFTLPVKGKGMFWQEHLQFAIPNPRLWYPNGLGEQNLYHLQIAYKEGNRILDFSSTRFGIRTIKTTPLPDGPKPHLYNWTFVINGRPVFLKGTNWATLDAFLRLDEARYRRFLTLAKDANIQILRAWGGGLLETDTFYDICDELGIMVWQEFPLTWQKFDVIRQAVAEEIADLNIRRLRNHPSLALWCGGNEHSGQGWLIELLGRKCYELDGTRPYHRTDPYGGSIHNYDVYWGLQPLERNLDLTAPFIGEFGLASPCSYESTLKYLPPEERNTWPPADDSAFIHHTPTFTPQNMVHLLHYAKEFDPCEDLQGFIRGSQLAQATGVRVVLEKMRTRFPLSTGVIYYKLTDVYPGCSWSTVDWYGVPKIAHYFVQDAYAPLQVVALFKSFSYPPGDILQTEIWLLDDKKESKGKGEVWVRLFNGKLQMVAERRLELVSKGEGNLLVGELDFPIPSENHIPLLLVLDLLKNDKKLTRNYYWFNFREKPGCLFSLPKTRLSAHMDRDRIVVRNIGELPAVGVHISAPDISDSLRLEDGYFWLDPGEEKVIGFELMPNIEGTRKSLRGLRVGAWNAEMIDVINK; encoded by the coding sequence TTGAAATACTTCTCTCTTTTATTTCTCATTATCCCTGTTTTGCCAGCTTATTGTTCTCTTAAAGTCGGAGTAATTGCTGATGAACTCGTTGATTACTCCACTTGGGCTAAACCCTTCGCCTCCCTTTGGAAGGGAGAGGAAGTACTCAATTTTTTGAAGAAATTTGAATGCTCACCCAAGCTCTTAACCGCCGAGGAACTATCATTGGAAGGCTTCTCAAAATACGATGTGATACTCATTTCCACCGACCACACTTATCCAGAGATTGGCACTTGGGGAGGTGTTGTTGCGGAGGCATTGAAGAAATATGTTGAGCAAGGTGGTATATATGCGATGCCCATCGGCGTTCCCCATTACATAAGCAAGGACATAAAAACTGGAAAGTTGGATTCAAATCATTGGGACGATTTCTTCGGCTGGCGTGCCTCCGTATGTTTCGGCTCGGGCGAGCTCCAGTTGACAAAGCAGGGGAAAAGGATTGGACTTTTAGAGCCAATAAATCTTCCCGCGCGTCCCATTCGCACCTTTGAGGTCTCAAAAGCAGCGGTTCTAATATGGAGTTTAGATTGCGTTCCCTTGTTGAGAGCCATCCCCTATGGCAAGGGATGGCTAATCCATTGGGGTGGTGGAGAGGATATGAGCGAGCGAGTGAGGAACTATTGGCTTGAAGCAGTGGTCAAAATCGCAGAGGCGATAAAGCAAGGAGAAATCAAGGCTACAACTTACGAGGAACTCCTTAGAGAGGAGGGAGTGGCTGGCAAATCCCTTGATGATATTGATTACGAAGCCTTCTCTCCTGCCCCCTCCCCGCTCTCTCTTCCTCCCAAGGGGATTCAACTTCAGCCTACGGAAAAGAAGATTTTGAGAAATCCTCGCAAAACTCTCAAGCTTGATGGCAAGTGGCTTATGCTTGGCTTTCCTCGTGGAAAAGGCAATGAGGGTAAGCTCATCAAAGGAGAAGGTTGGGAGGAGGCGATGGAAGCGGAGGTTCCCTGTAGCGTGCAAACAGCCCTTTTCAAGGCGGGGAAAATACCTGACCCCACCGTTGGTTTCAACGACCAAATCGCTCGGAAGGAAGTCGCTGAGAAAGAATGGTGGTTTCGCAAGGACTTCGCTTGGGAGCCTGGAAAGCCTACCCGCCTCGTCTTTGAGGGAGTAGATTATAGCGCCACCTTCTATCTCAATGGCGTCCGCTTAGGGGAGCACGAAGGTCCCTTCGGCGGTCCCACATTTGATATAACGGGCATCGTTCAGAAACAAAACACCCTAATAGTCCGCATTGACCCCATACCTCCTGATTGGACGCTCGTTTTCAAAACGAACTGCGTCTACGGATGGCATTATGTGAACTGCCCACCCATTGGAATCTGGCGCTCGGTGAGGGTGGAAACCGTCCCCGATGTTGAGATTACAGATTTATTTATATCCACTCAAGACGCTCAGAAAGGTTTGATGAGCCTTTACATCGCTTTGAGAAGCAAGAGGGCTTTTCAGGGCGAAATTGAGGGAGTGCTCACCCCAGCTAACTTCAAAGGAAAATCCTATCGTTTTACCCTTCCCGTGAAAGGGAAAGGTATGTTTTGGCAAGAGCATTTGCAATTTGCTATTCCCAATCCTCGCCTCTGGTATCCTAATGGATTGGGCGAGCAGAATCTTTACCATCTACAAATAGCTTATAAAGAGGGAAATCGCATCCTTGATTTTTCCTCCACTCGTTTCGGCATCCGCACAATAAAGACGACCCCCTTGCCAGACGGTCCTAAACCCCACCTTTATAATTGGACCTTCGTCATAAATGGAAGACCTGTTTTTCTCAAAGGAACGAACTGGGCAACCCTTGATGCCTTTCTCAGGCTTGATGAAGCAAGATATAGGAGATTCCTCACTTTAGCAAAGGACGCAAATATCCAGATTCTTCGGGCTTGGGGAGGAGGGTTGTTGGAAACGGACACATTTTACGATATCTGCGACGAGCTGGGCATAATGGTTTGGCAAGAATTTCCCCTCACTTGGCAGAAATTTGATGTTATACGGCAGGCTGTTGCGGAGGAAATAGCCGATCTGAACATTCGCAGGTTGAGAAATCATCCCTCCTTAGCCCTTTGGTGCGGAGGAAATGAACATAGCGGGCAGGGTTGGTTGATTGAACTGCTGGGAAGAAAATGCTATGAGCTTGACGGCACTCGCCCCTATCATAGAACCGACCCCTACGGGGGTAGCATCCATAACTACGATGTTTACTGGGGACTCCAGCCATTGGAGAGGAATCTGGACCTAACCGCTCCTTTCATAGGCGAGTTCGGCTTGGCCTCCCCCTGCTCCTATGAAAGCACGCTGAAATACCTACCTCCTGAGGAACGGAATACCTGGCCTCCTGCCGATGACAGCGCCTTTATCCACCATACTCCGACATTCACACCCCAAAATATGGTGCATCTTCTCCACTATGCAAAGGAATTTGACCCTTGCGAGGATTTGCAGGGCTTCATCAGAGGCAGCCAATTGGCGCAAGCAACCGGCGTAAGGGTAGTTCTGGAAAAGATGAGAACGAGATTTCCCCTCTCAACCGGTGTTATTTACTATAAGCTAACGGATGTCTACCCCGGCTGTTCCTGGTCCACGGTTGATTGGTACGGCGTCCCCAAAATAGCACATTATTTCGTGCAAGACGCCTATGCTCCCCTGCAAGTTGTCGCCCTCTTCAAATCCTTCTCCTACCCTCCTGGAGACATTCTCCAAACCGAGATATGGCTTTTGGATGATAAAAAGGAATCCAAGGGAAAGGGCGAGGTTTGGGTGAGATTGTTCAATGGGAAGCTCCAAATGGTGGCTGAGAGAAGGCTTGAATTAGTGAGTAAGGGTGAAGGGAATCTTCTCGTTGGCGAATTGGATTTTCCCATTCCAAGTGAAAATCACATACCTCTCTTATTGGTTTTGGATTTGCTCAAGAACGACAAGAAATTAACGAGGAACTATTATTGGTTCAATTTCCGAGAGAAGCCGGGCTGCCTATTCAGTCTACCTAAGACCAGATTATCCGCTCATATGGACCGAGATAGAATCGTTGTGAGGAATATAGGGGAATTGCCCGCCGTTGGGGTCCATATATCCGCTCCAGATATATCCGACAGCTTGCGCCTTGAAGATGGTTATTTCTGGCTTGACCCAGGGGAGGAAAAGGTAATCGGATTCGAGCTTATGCCCAACATAGAGGGAACAAGAAAAAGCTTGAGAGGATTAAGAGTAGGTGCCTGGAACGCCGAGATGATTGATGTAATTAATAAATAG
- a CDS encoding Rrf2 family transcriptional regulator — MRLSTKVRYGMRLMLELALHWNKGPVKLEKVAERQSIPLKYMRQIAYALEAGGLLISMRGPGGGYILPRPPEDISLFEIIKSVAGSLSLVPCLDNPRFCEKSACCATRELWDEASSALREIFEKKKLSDLVKRQLALGGV; from the coding sequence ATGAGACTTTCAACGAAAGTCCGTTATGGTATGAGATTGATGCTGGAGCTCGCCCTTCACTGGAACAAAGGTCCAGTGAAGCTGGAAAAAGTCGCCGAGCGCCAATCCATCCCCCTCAAGTATATGAGACAAATCGCCTATGCCCTTGAGGCGGGAGGACTTCTCATCAGCATGAGGGGTCCGGGAGGCGGCTATATCCTTCCCCGCCCTCCCGAGGATATATCCCTTTTTGAAATCATAAAAAGCGTCGCTGGCTCCCTCTCCCTCGTCCCCTGCCTTGATAATCCCCGCTTCTGCGAGAAAAGCGCCTGCTGTGCAACGAGGGAACTCTGGGATGAGGCTTCCTCTGCCCTGAGGGAGATTTTTGAGAAAAAGAAGCTCAGCGACCTCGTGAAAAGGCAACTCGCCTTAGGAGGTGTTTAG
- the gyrB gene encoding DNA topoisomerase (ATP-hydrolyzing) subunit B: protein MQGILTSSYFPPKINIVEELKEYTAEQITVLKGLEAVRRRPAMYIGSTGPRGLHHLVFEVVDNSIDEVLAGFCDRIEITIHEDKSVSVVDNGRGIPVDIHPELQIPGVEVVMTVLHAGSKFGGGSYKVAGGLHGVGVSVVNALSEWLEVRVKREGKVWYQKYERGVPLAPLKAIGNASHTGTAVRFLPDKEIFGEFDWSYEILAERFRYLAYLNPGVKIIFKDERTGTEESFQFKGGLEAFVQFLNRNKKPIHKPIYFKQVRNGCEVEVAIQYTDGYQETILSFANNINTVEGGTHVSGFKTALTRVINQYARKLGLLKDKDPNIGGEDAREGLTAVISVKLLQPQFEGQTKTKLGNSEMEGLMNSIVGEELSRFFEENPSVARKIIEKGLTAYRAREAARKAADLVKRQSALESGSLPGKLADCTEKDPSKCELYIVEGDSAGGSAKQGRDRRYQAILPLRGKVLNVEKARLDKALENEEIKSLITALGTGIAESGEEDGKFNIDRLRYHRIIIMADADVDGAHIRTLLLTFFFRYMRPLIERGHIYIAQPPLYQIKVGRDGKERYYAYSDSELEEILKKIKKKDVTIQRYKGLGEMNPQQLWETTMDPSTRTLIQVTIEDAIKADEIFTILMGGKVEPRREFIEKHAKEVRNLDI, encoded by the coding sequence ATGCAGGGAATATTGACTTCTTCATATTTTCCCCCCAAAATTAATATTGTGGAAGAATTGAAGGAATACACAGCTGAACAGATAACGGTTCTCAAGGGGCTTGAGGCTGTCCGAAGACGCCCCGCTATGTATATAGGCTCTACAGGTCCTCGTGGTCTTCACCATCTCGTCTTTGAGGTCGTAGACAATTCCATTGATGAGGTTCTCGCCGGCTTCTGCGACAGGATTGAGATAACCATCCACGAGGACAAGAGCGTATCAGTGGTTGATAATGGGCGGGGCATCCCAGTGGATATCCATCCCGAGCTCCAAATCCCCGGCGTGGAGGTCGTTATGACCGTCCTCCATGCTGGTTCTAAGTTCGGTGGAGGAAGCTATAAGGTAGCGGGAGGTCTGCACGGCGTGGGCGTTTCCGTCGTCAACGCCCTCTCTGAATGGTTGGAAGTGAGGGTTAAAAGAGAGGGAAAGGTCTGGTATCAAAAGTATGAGAGAGGCGTTCCTCTCGCTCCCCTAAAGGCGATTGGCAATGCCTCCCATACTGGCACAGCGGTTCGCTTCTTGCCCGATAAGGAGATATTCGGAGAATTTGATTGGTCCTATGAAATCCTCGCTGAGCGCTTCCGCTATCTCGCTTACCTCAACCCCGGCGTCAAGATAATCTTCAAGGACGAGAGAACGGGAACGGAGGAATCCTTCCAGTTCAAGGGAGGATTGGAAGCCTTCGTTCAATTCCTCAATCGCAACAAAAAACCCATCCACAAGCCAATTTATTTCAAGCAGGTGCGCAATGGCTGCGAAGTGGAGGTAGCTATCCAATACACGGATGGCTATCAGGAAACGATTCTCTCCTTCGCAAATAATATAAATACAGTGGAAGGTGGGACACATGTTTCCGGATTCAAAACCGCCCTCACGAGGGTTATCAATCAATATGCAAGGAAATTGGGACTTCTGAAAGACAAGGACCCGAATATAGGTGGAGAGGACGCGAGGGAAGGCTTAACGGCGGTTATAAGCGTTAAGCTTCTCCAACCCCAATTTGAAGGTCAGACGAAGACGAAATTGGGCAACAGCGAGATGGAAGGGCTGATGAATTCCATCGTTGGGGAGGAGCTATCGCGTTTCTTTGAGGAAAATCCCTCGGTTGCGAGGAAAATCATAGAGAAGGGGCTAACAGCTTATCGGGCGAGGGAGGCGGCTCGCAAAGCTGCGGATTTAGTGAAACGGCAAAGCGCCCTTGAAAGCGGTTCGCTTCCCGGCAAGTTAGCCGACTGCACGGAGAAGGACCCCTCAAAGTGTGAGCTTTACATAGTTGAGGGAGATTCAGCGGGAGGTTCAGCTAAGCAGGGAAGGGATAGGCGTTATCAGGCGATACTTCCCCTACGGGGAAAGGTTCTAAATGTTGAGAAAGCGAGGCTTGATAAAGCCTTGGAGAACGAGGAGATAAAATCGCTTATAACCGCTCTCGGAACGGGGATAGCGGAGAGCGGAGAGGAAGATGGGAAATTCAATATAGACCGTCTGCGCTACCACCGCATAATAATTATGGCTGATGCTGATGTTGATGGCGCTCACATAAGAACGCTCCTTTTGACCTTCTTCTTCCGCTATATGCGTCCTCTAATAGAGAGGGGGCACATCTACATCGCTCAGCCTCCTCTTTATCAGATTAAAGTAGGAAGGGATGGCAAGGAACGCTATTACGCCTACAGCGATAGCGAGTTGGAGGAGATTTTAAAGAAGATAAAGAAAAAGGATGTAACGATTCAGAGGTATAAAGGTTTGGGAGAAATGAATCCCCAACAATTATGGGAAACGACTATGGACCCTTCCACTAGAACATTGATTCAAGTAACAATTGAAGATGCGATAAAAGCGGACGAGATTTTCACCATTCTCATGGGAGGGAAAGTTGAGCCGAGAAGGGAATTCATAGAGAAGCACGCTAAGGAGGTGCGCAACTTAGATATATGA
- a CDS encoding LacI family DNA-binding transcriptional regulator: MKVTIKEIAKELGVAPSTVSRALRNHPAISEKTKQLVHQTAERLGYRPNILARGLATRRSYTIGLVVLDISNPFYAEIAEGVEEVISSYGYSLLLCSSGYDPEKEKKYISLLRDRRVEGIIITCLNVSFSHIQDLLQNGPPFVPIDWFPGDNPCVTTNNVEGARQAVEHLLSLGHRDIAYLAGPTRLPGAMDRVEGYKKALERYGLPFREELVLYGHSTAKDGYKGFKELMNRGIDFTALFCANDVVAIGAMKAAQENGIRIPEDISLVGYDDIEIASLLSVPLTTVWQPRKEQGETAAKILMDILTKKERILQKVVMEQKLIVRMSTKTPRKGVKK; encoded by the coding sequence ATGAAAGTCACGATTAAAGAGATAGCCAAAGAGCTCGGCGTTGCGCCCTCTACTGTCAGCAGGGCGCTGAGGAATCATCCCGCGATAAGCGAGAAAACCAAACAGCTCGTCCATCAAACTGCTGAGAGGCTTGGTTATCGCCCCAACATCCTTGCAAGAGGCTTAGCAACAAGACGAAGCTATACGATAGGGCTTGTCGTTCTGGATATAAGCAATCCCTTCTACGCTGAGATAGCGGAAGGAGTTGAGGAAGTTATCTCTTCCTACGGATATAGCCTACTACTTTGCAGTAGCGGATATGACCCGGAAAAAGAGAAAAAATATATCTCCCTTCTAAGAGATAGGAGGGTTGAGGGGATAATCATAACCTGCCTCAATGTGTCCTTCTCTCATATTCAAGACCTATTACAAAACGGACCTCCATTCGTTCCCATAGACTGGTTTCCCGGAGATAATCCATGCGTTACCACGAACAATGTAGAGGGAGCAAGACAAGCAGTTGAACACCTCCTCTCACTTGGGCACAGGGACATCGCATATTTAGCTGGACCCACCAGGCTACCCGGTGCGATGGATAGGGTTGAGGGCTATAAAAAAGCGCTTGAACGCTACGGGCTCCCCTTCAGAGAGGAACTTGTCCTTTATGGACACTCAACAGCTAAGGATGGTTATAAAGGCTTTAAAGAGTTGATGAACAGGGGAATAGATTTCACTGCCTTATTCTGCGCAAATGATGTAGTGGCTATAGGAGCGATGAAAGCTGCACAGGAAAACGGGATAAGGATACCCGAAGACATATCGTTAGTCGGCTACGACGATATAGAGATAGCCTCCCTCCTGAGTGTCCCTCTCACGACTGTTTGGCAGCCGAGGAAAGAACAAGGAGAGACGGCTGCCAAAATACTAATGGATATCTTGACTAAGAAGGAAAGGATTTTGCAGAAGGTTGTAATGGAGCAGAAACTAATAGTTCGGATGTCAACGAAAACTCCAAGAAAGGGGGTGAAAAAATGA
- a CDS encoding alanine racemase, which translates to MSYCWAEIDLNAIIHNLKQIQRFVGENVKVMAVVKADAYGHGIEEVAKAISSQGNFYFGVSSLQEGIKLREAGIKSPIVNLLPTLPEDIKETIHWNITPIISNGKIAHLINEESKRQGRICPVHIKIDTGMGRLGISPDVALDFVLRFREYENLSLEGIYTHFASADSDLDFTKHQLSIFLEVLKEIRERGIEIPLKHCANSAAIFSLKDSHLDMVRPGIALYGINPTQNGAVGLLPAMSVKAKVIEVKDLPAGHSISYGRTYILPRKSRVAVIGIGYAQGFFRSFSNKGNVLIKGKRAPILGVVCMDQMVVDVSEIEGVELGEEVVIMGRQGEEEITPWELAKFSETIPYEILTSLGHQLPRAYKPTRY; encoded by the coding sequence ATGAGTTACTGCTGGGCTGAGATAGATTTAAACGCTATCATCCATAATCTCAAGCAAATCCAAAGATTTGTAGGCGAAAATGTAAAGGTTATGGCTGTTGTGAAAGCCGATGCCTATGGGCACGGCATAGAGGAAGTAGCGAAAGCCATTTCCTCTCAGGGGAATTTCTACTTCGGGGTTTCCTCCCTTCAAGAGGGAATAAAATTGAGAGAAGCTGGGATAAAATCACCAATAGTCAACCTCCTCCCCACCCTTCCGGAGGACATAAAGGAAACAATTCATTGGAATATAACGCCCATAATCTCCAATGGGAAAATAGCTCATCTCATAAACGAGGAAAGCAAGCGGCAGGGGAGGATATGTCCGGTTCACATAAAGATAGACACCGGAATGGGCAGGTTGGGAATAAGTCCAGATGTAGCCCTTGATTTCGTCTTGAGATTTCGTGAATACGAAAACCTTTCCCTTGAGGGAATTTATACCCATTTCGCCTCCGCCGATAGCGATTTGGATTTCACAAAACATCAGCTCTCCATTTTTCTTGAAGTTTTGAAGGAAATAAGGGAGCGAGGAATAGAAATCCCCCTGAAACATTGCGCCAACAGCGCCGCCATTTTCTCCCTGAAGGATTCCCATCTTGATATGGTGCGTCCGGGCATAGCCCTCTATGGGATAAATCCCACTCAAAACGGTGCCGTTGGACTCCTTCCCGCTATGAGCGTTAAGGCGAAAGTTATAGAGGTGAAGGACCTGCCCGCTGGTCATAGCATAAGCTATGGTAGGACATATATATTGCCTCGGAAAAGCAGGGTGGCGGTGATTGGGATAGGCTACGCTCAAGGATTTTTCCGCTCATTTTCCAATAAAGGAAATGTTTTGATTAAGGGAAAGAGGGCACCTATATTGGGGGTAGTGTGTATGGACCAGATGGTCGTTGATGTAAGCGAAATAGAGGGTGTTGAATTGGGAGAAGAGGTGGTAATAATGGGAAGGCAAGGGGAGGAGGAAATAACTCCGTGGGAATTGGCGAAGTTTAGCGAAACAATTCCCTACGAAATTCTAACCTCTTTGGGACATCAGCTTCCGAGAGCATATAAGCCAACAAGATATTAG